The Saccharomyces eubayanus strain FM1318 chromosome IV, whole genome shotgun sequence genome contains the following window.
CTGTGAAACGCTGTGAATTTATACTCTTTGGGTAAAATCACGAAAACTCAAGTTTCTATTGCTTTGTAAAAACGCACAAACTCATATTTTCTTCCTAGAGGAAAAGTACTGCTACTACATCATTAAAAAGTACGTTATGTATAGTATTTTCAGGCATATATTTATCTTATAAcctgctgttttttttttatcgcGGAGGAAAAGCTCTCCAATATAGAAAAAGGCGAATTGACAAGACAAGACTGGTACTATTGAAGAGAGCTAATAGTATTTACTGATGAACACAACTATCGAACGAGAGGGAAATCATATTTAATTATATTACTGGGGAAAGATGTTTAGGAGGCAATTCTCAACTAGTGTTCGTTACTTACAGCACTATGACGAGTCGCTATTGTCAAGGTACTATCCAGAAAGTCTACTAAAATCCATAAAGCTTGCTCAACAAACAATTCCACATGACACCAAGTTCAAAACTTCCCGTAATGTGGAGTTTGCACCCCCATATTTAGATGATTTCAGTAAGATTCATCCTTTCTGGGATTACAAGCCGGGAATGCCTCATCTTCACGCacaagaagaggaaaataaCTTTACCACATTTAGATGGGACCAAGTTCAGCAACCGTTGCCTGGCGAAGGTAACATTCTACCTGCGGGAGTCGGTCTGCCCAATGATAGCGGTAGGAAGTCGAAGAATGCGGACGTGGCTGCAGGGCTACACAAGCAAACAGGTGTGGACCCGGATTATATTACCAGGAAACTAATCATGAAACCCTTGGTTATGAAAAGGGTATCGAATCAGACCGGTAAGGGTAAAATTGCGTCCTTTTATGCCCTGGTCGTTGTTGGAGATAAGAATGGTATGGTAGGTTTGGGAGAGGGAAAATCCCGTGAAGAAATGTCCAAGGCCATCTTCAAGGCTYATTGGGATGCAGTAAGGAACCTGAAGGAAATACCCAGATACGAAAATAGAACCATATACGGTGATATAGATTTCAGATACCATGGTGTAAAACTACATTTAAGAAGTGCCAAACCTGGCTTTGGGCTACGTGTAAATCAcgtcatttttgaaatttgtgAATGTGCAGGTATCAAAGATTTGAGTGGGAAAGTGTACAAATCCAGAAACGATATGAATATTGCCAAGGGGACCGTTGAGGCGTTCGTCAAAGCTCAGAAGACACTGGACGAAGTTGCATTGGGTAGAGGCAAGAAGCTTGTTGATGTGAGAAATGTCTACTATTCAAGCTGATATAGTAGCAACATATGCACGTCAATCCtacataaatatatacaacaaaaatatcTGTAAATACTCTAAACTGTATACAAGCaactaaaaataacaaagcATGTccagtttcttctttaccCTTTTTTAACCtaagtttttattttctcctCTTAGGTCCTGACCAGGTTAATTAGctaccaaagaaaaaaaaatgctaaCGCGTTCATATTTaattaccaaaaaaatgaatttctCGAGAAGAGAGATTTCATATAACACACCaagccaaaaaattaagatGACCACCACCAGTGACCAAATATTGAAGATCCAATTACGCTCAGCAAATGCAACTGTGCCCACCAAGGGCTCTGCCACTGCTGCGGGATACGATATCTACGCATCCCAGGATATTTCCATTCCCGCCATGGGTCAAGGCATGGTCCCCACTGATATATCATTTACCGTACCAACCGGTACCTACGGTAGGATTGCGCCAAGATCAGGCCTAGCAGTGAAAAACGGTATTCAAACTGGTGCTGGTGTTGTCGACAGAGACTACACTGGTGAAGTTAAGGTTATTTTATTCAATCATTCGCAGAAGGATTTCGCGATCAAGAAAGGTGATCGTGTTGCCCAATTGATCTTGGAAAAGATCGTCGAAAACGCACAGATCGTTGTCGTGGACTCTTTGGAAGAGAGTGCAAGAGGTGCTGGTGGCTTTGGTAGCACCGGCAACTAGTTTAGTGTATATACTATAGCACTctcatatatatatatttatggTAATGTATTATAATTCATAACGCTCACGCGTAACCCGGCCTGCATCGCCGAAATTTGCTTGAATAGGGAACTGTCAGTTATGAACCATATATTGACAAAAAGATGATTTGTATTCGCAGTCGTATTCAATAATATATCTTGGAATAATGATTGTAATTGGCCCGTATTATTCTACTACTACAGAATGAGCAATCAAGCACTTTATGAGAAACTCGAACAAACAAGGACRATACTGTCCGTGAAGCTTGCAGAATTGATAAATATGACTACAATAGCTGATAgagatgacgatgacgatgactCGTTTGCACAAGAGAACTCGGAACTCGCGATAGCCACTGGCAGTGTCATGATGGTGAACAACCAGACCATGCAGCTGATCAAAAACGTTCAAGATTTGTTGAGCCTGACTAGATcgataaaggaaaaatggTTACTGAACCAAATACCTGTGATGGGCCATTCGGAGAAGGCACGTTTCGATGAGAACCAGATAGAACAGCTATTGGACAATTGTATAAAATCTTTTATAGCGGAAGAAACCACATAAGAAAGAATGGGTTTGTTTACCATTAGTTCggtcaaaaaattaaaaaacttACATACTACATACGTATACATATCATAAACACTGCATCTATCCATCCCTTTCATTTGGAGAGGTATTTATGCGCCAACATCTTTACCCTCGAATCGAATGCAGGGCTCGTGATAGGATCGGTGATCTTGTAAAACGGGTTCATCAGTGTCTTTACGTATAGTTCATGTACTTCTTGGTAAAACGTTCTTACATTATTATCGTCAATTGCCACACTGCTGTTTGCCGAGTTTCCATGAATCATGACAAATTTCATGCCACCATAACTTATATAAGCTGTTATAGCTAGCCCATAAAAATGATCAACCTTACCCAAATAACAATTATCGGTATTGCTTACAGTCCTAGATCGAAGAAATCCGCCCCCACCATTGGATCCGTTCGCACCATTTCCACCATTATTTAGTTGGGACGCCGGGTTGATTTGCCATTGTAAGTCCTCAACGATATCTAAAGATGCATGCAATATAAACGGATtcaactctttcaaatcttggGGAAAGCCGTGTGGATTTTGCGCATTGGTGAATTCGATTTCATAAACTGGATTGTCCCTTTTACCAATAATGGCAAAATACTGAGGCATCTTTAAACTACGCTCCTATGTGTTAGTGCCCTGTTATTTTGTATTGCTTttagcctttttttttttggtactTATTGATgtactttgaaaaagttgatGTGGAAGGCTTAAAAGAGACAAAGGGGAAATCGATATTAAAACGTACGTTGTACCAGACCAAGAGGCATTTGAACTTATGGAATCATGACTCTTTCAGACGAGCATTATAATACAGCTAAAcagcaagaaaataaaaataggAATGCCACAACGGCAATGGTAAATCCGCAGAAGATAAAACTAGTTACCAAGCTTCTTATTGATAATAAATTTGGATTAATGGACGACTTGAATTTTAGTAGGCCATTAACTGCTTCTTCGGAAGGTGTACCAATATCTACAAAGACATCTGAATTGGGTATGGAGTATCTCAAAAACCGGCAAGAAAATTCGGTGAGTCCATTGCCCCCCATCCCTAGAAGTACAAGAATAAAAGCCGACAGAGTAAGAATATACCTGGATTACTATTACAGTATACTAGAACGTTGCATATCAATAGATAACTCCCAGAATCATCATGAAGGTGTTGAAGGTGTATACAATCCATTACAAGTCATTAGAAATcgaaaattaaagaaaaagcatCATGAATTACCCACAAGAGAATTTTACACCACGAAACATCCTGTCATTGCCATCAAGCAATTTACCCACAAAACTAATAGAAAAATGCCATGGTTTGTGGACATAAACGAAAAATATATGGATTTGACTTGGAGAACTTCACACTGGGAAGAATTAACAGATCCTCAAGGCAAACTTTGGTTTCAATTCAGTAGCCCATCTACTGAATCGAGCGGATCATCATCGTCTCGCCAGCATCATAAGCGTCATCGGAGCCGCTTAAGGCATCACTCGAGGGCCCCCACGGCATCTTCAAATACTATATCATTACATTCAAACACTCAATCACTAGCGTCGAAAAGAGCCGTAactaatgaagaaattaacaatagcaataacACTACggttaaaaaaattctaacGACTCCAGAAGCacagatttcaaagaacaGGAGGTCCGATCCAAATTTCAATCACATCCGCTTGGAAGTGCCGATAACTAACACTATTACAAACAATTCCTCAGATCAAGGGTCATTGATCCTTGAGGTCAAAGGCAGTAGTGGTCGCGGAAACACTCGGCGTGGAAGTAATAATACTAGTGGGAGCGGTGGGAATAAAAGCTCTAAGCATTATCGTTCGATATCAGCAAGCTCTtcagaaaacgaaaaatcAAGACTGAATggccttgaaaaaataatcagTAAAACATCGAAAGGATGGGCCAGATCACCGAAGAAAAATACGCCTACTCTTGAAAAGCAGGTCCTTTTAACCCCCGTTATTAGCAATGGAGGAACAAGTAGAAGGAGTAGTAACAACGGGGCGAGCATCAGTACTAGTAGTAGTAAGAGCAGTGTGGGCATCACGTTTGGAAATGGAGAAAGTTACAAGACTCCAATAGATAATGGTAAAGATGTCCTAAAAAGACAGAGTTTGCTGAGCGAGGTGCCCGTTCATACTTTGAGAGGAAAGAACAGTACTAACTCGTTACTTAACGAGAATGAACAGGTTCTCGAAAGTGATCATGAAAGCCCGAGTGGTGCTGATAAAATATACGATGGTGTGTCTAGGGAAAAGACTGCTAGTGATGGTAGTGAAAATGCGGGAATGGTAAGTGATTCTTTACAGGTTGATGAGCAGCTGCAGAAATACTGGCACGATACTAGGTACATTATGAGCACAGTAGCTATGATGCAACATAGAAGAGAGACGCATGACATAGTGAAAAGGAGAGAAATTGTTCGTAGGAACCAAATTGAGATTTCACAAGATGCAGATACGAACATTAAGAAGACTTCGGAAGCATTAGCCGAATATGATAATGAATTGAATAAAGTTCTTAAATTAGGTAATGATTGGACATCAAGATTACTGAACGATTATTCAATCCGTGTAGAAACTCTGATTTCTTCAAGTGACAGAATTCTTAGTGATATAAACACAACACTGACATTAAAGCTGAAactatttcaagaaaacacTGAAAGATATGTTACAGTGAAAGTTATGAGAGCCCAAAAGATGACTAAAACCATATACGGGCTATTAGAATTTGGTATCGTAATAGTCCTTTGGACgatttggttttttttcagtatcTTGAGAAGTATCCGTTTCAGTATTATATTAGTCTTAAAAATGATTAAAGCATTGATATGGTAGGTTACGGATTTTAAGTATTTATAGGAGTGAAACTATCCGTGATGATATGTATGAATATATAGATACAAACAGTGCATATTAAACTAGCTCTTCATGTGGTTGATCTAGAAGAGCTCAAACTATCGTCTTCCAAAAACAAACCTCTGTCGGCAGCCTCGTCTaaaatcttttctcttcttttctgttcCTCTCGATAATAATTCGTTTGAAATTTAACCAACTGTTTATCAGCTCTGAAAACAGCACCCATCGAGATCCACGAACAATGGTAAAACACACGTACTTGAGTTCTGACGTTTCTATAtactaaagaaaatcttcttAGCAGCAGTGCTGTGGTAATACTTAATAGTGCACCCTGAGCGGCTCCTACGCATGATGCAACTGTAATCTAcgagaaaagagaaaaaaaaactttgttAGCGAATGCATTATTCGATAGACAAGATGGCGGTTGAAAACAAATCTCTTTACATACTTCCTTCGTTAGTTGTTTGACGGTTTTAGGATCATAATGAATGGGGAGAACGTTACCACCCATTTCTTATTTCGTTGGTTTTTATGTCGTTGTGTTTTACCGATAGTTGACCATAGTAGCTATCATTTTAAGATTCCCTTTATACCGGCATAAAAAAAGTGGAGAGCTGATAGCGATGAAAAACTCAAACCAAAAGATGTCACGTGAAGCAGTAACGGAACACAACCAAGAGAGGTCACACCAGTGGTATCGTCTTACGCAGTCCTGTCTCACAGGTAATGCGCGGCTGGAAGAAGTTCTTCAACACAATATGCAGAAGATTATTTCTCAATGCTTTTTACAGTGTGTATTTAGTTGAAAATCTCTATTTATCTAAATAGGTTTTAACCTTATCCTCAATGATTTTTGTAATCATAGTGTTCAGAGTACTATCttgctttgaaatttgattttctaAAGTCAAAATTATTTGTTTCTCGATAATCTTCCCCGTTAGGTCAACTTCAATGTTTACCTCGTCAcctattttcttcaaaggcATGATAACATTGTCTTGAGTGTGCTTAATCATACTGATATAAAAGGCACCGCCATTTGAAAGGTCGTCGACGTGGGTTACAGTCAGGGAAGTCCCATCTATACAAATAAACCCTTTTTCCACTatgtatttgaaatattcttGGTCCCTCAACTGGAATCCAAATATTATGGAATTGCCTTCAGGTTTTCTTGAGACGATTTTGGCGACGGTGTCTACATGGCCTTGTACGTAATGGCCACCAAACCTCACGTC
Protein-coding sequences here:
- the MRPS5 gene encoding mitochondrial 37S ribosomal protein uS5m, which produces MFRRQFSTSVRYLQHYDESLLSRYYPESLLKSIKLAQQTIPHDTKFKTSRNVEFAPPYLDDFSKIHPFWDYKPGMPHLHAQEEENNFTTFRWDQVQQPLPGEGNILPAGVGLPNDSGRKSKNADVAAGLHKQTGVDPDYITRKLIMKPLVMKRVSNQTGKGKIASFYALVVVGDKNGMVGLGEGKSREEMSKAIFKAXWDAVRNLKEIPRYENRTIYGDIDFRYHGVKLHLRSAKPGFGLRVNHVIFEICECAGIKDLSGKVYKSRNDMNIAKGTVEAFVKAQKTLDEVALGRGKKLVDVRNVYYSS
- the DUT1 gene encoding bifunctional dITP/dUTP diphosphatase; this encodes MLTRSYLITKKMNFSRREISYNTPSQKIKMTTTSDQILKIQLRSANATVPTKGSATAAGYDIYASQDISIPAMGQGMVPTDISFTVPTGTYGRIAPRSGLAVKNGIQTGAGVVDRDYTGEVKVILFNHSQKDFAIKKGDRVAQLILEKIVENAQIVVVDSLEESARGAGGFGSTGN
- the SRB6 gene encoding Srb6p is translated as MSNQALYEKLEQTRTILSVKLAELINMTTIADRDDDDDDSFAQENSELAIATGSVMMVNNQTMQLIKNVQDLLSLTRSIKEKWLLNQIPVMGHSEKARFDENQIEQLLDNCIKSFIAEETT
- the TRS20 gene encoding TRAPP subunit TRS20 codes for the protein MPQYFAIIGKRDNPVYEIEFTNAQNPHGFPQDLKELNPFILHASLDIVEDLQWQINPASQLNNGGNGANGSNGGGGFLRSRTVSNTDNCYLGKVDHFYGLAITAYISYGGMKFVMIHGNSANSSVAIDDNNVRTFYQEVHELYVKTLMNPFYKITDPITSPAFDSRVKMLAHKYLSK
- the MTC4 gene encoding Mtc4p, with amino-acid sequence MTLSDEHYNTAKQQENKNRNATTAMVNPQKIKLVTKLLIDNKFGLMDDLNFSRPLTASSEGVPISTKTSELGMEYLKNRQENSVSPLPPIPRSTRIKADRVRIYLDYYYSILERCISIDNSQNHHEGVEGVYNPLQVIRNRKLKKKHHELPTREFYTTKHPVIAIKQFTHKTNRKMPWFVDINEKYMDLTWRTSHWEELTDPQGKLWFQFSSPSTESSGSSSSRQHHKRHRSRLRHHSRAPTASSNTISLHSNTQSLASKRAVTNEEINNSNNTTVKKILTTPEAQISKNRRSDPNFNHIRLEVPITNTITNNSSDQGSLILEVKGSSGRGNTRRGSNNTSGSGGNKSSKHYRSISASSSENEKSRLNGLEKIISKTSKGWARSPKKNTPTLEKQVLLTPVISNGGTSRRSSNNGASISTSSSKSSVGITFGNGESYKTPIDNGKDVLKRQSLLSEVPVHTLRGKNSTNSLLNENEQVLESDHESPSGADKIYDGVSREKTASDGSENAGMVSDSLQVDEQLQKYWHDTRYIMSTVAMMQHRRETHDIVKRREIVRRNQIEISQDADTNIKKTSEALAEYDNELNKVLKLGNDWTSRLLNDYSIRVETLISSSDRILSDINTTLTLKLKLFQENTERYVTVKVMRAQKMTKTIYGLLEFGIVIVLWTIWFFFSILRSIRFSIILVLKMIKALIW
- the RCF3 gene encoding Rcf3p; this translates as MGGNVLPIHYDPKTVKQLTKEITVASCVGAAQGALLSITTALLLRRFSLVYRNVRTQVRVFYHCSWISMGAVFRADKQLVKFQTNYYREEQKRREKILDEAADRGLFLEDDSLSSSRSTT
- the RIB5 gene encoding riboflavin synthase; amino-acid sequence: MFTGIVECMGTVLKNNPYDDTESGGQGVSITIGDAGDILSDCHIGDSIAINGICLTATEFDTESFKVGISPETIKRTNVASWTQGAKVNLERAVSQDVRFGGHYVQGHVDTVAKIVSRKPEGNSIIFGFQLRDQEYFKYIVEKGFICIDGTSLTVTHVDDLSNGGAFYISMIKHTQDNVIMPLKKIGDEVNIEVDLTGKIIEKQIILTLENQISKQDSTLNTMITKIIEDKVKTYLDK